The nucleotide sequence GTCTGCCTGCAAGCAGAATGGATTTGGATCGGGATGGAGTTGATCCAGAACCAATCTGATCACTGAAAAGCCCCGTCCCATCCGATCTGATAATCCACTGAATTGGTTATAATATCCCATATGACTTTTATCCGGAGCACCGAGCCATCGCAATGCGCGAGTGAAATGCATCTACCACCAAAATGGAGAAAAATactaaatatgagaaaaaaaacacCCAAAAGAACAATCAATCAACAGAAGCAGAACTCACATCAAGGTTTAGAAAATAAGTCAATTTCAACATATATCAAACATGGTTCATCTGAAGTCCCCACGATACTCTgttcataaaattaaaattactGTTAGATGAAACAGGAGAGACCGAAAGAGTGAAGGAGAACAGAGGAGAGCATAGTAGTGGGGAGGAAAAGAAAGGAGAGACGGGGATACAACAGGAGAGGGACAGAGAGAACAACACAGGAAATGCATGAGCGGAgaggggaggagaagagaagagaggagaggagagaacagTACCGGAGTAGCGGGAGGTGGCAGCATGCGATGGTGGCGCGAAGGAGGTGGCTCGGCCAGCGAcgttggcagcggcagcggcaacggCAGCGGCGCAAACGCTAGGGCTCGCTTGGCTACTTGGATTTTTAATCTGAAGGAGCTCAACGGGTCCACACGGTAAACTCGAGTCGAATCGGACGATTCCACCGATCGAACCGATTCGACTCGCTCGTCAACCCGAGCCCATGAGATTTTCGTTTCAGAGGCCGAGTTGACTCGTCGGGCTTGATCTGGCCGTACGATCGCGAAGAATGCCATCACTGCACCGTATTGACTCGGTCAACGTTTTCTAAGCTCAATCAATGCAAACATTCAACAATCAATGCATACACGACTGCTCTATCTGTCTGATCTATTTGGATCACAATCGTACTCACATCACGAGAATCCAAGTTTAAGCTTTTAGTTTGCTCAGACGAAGAGTATGCATATGTTATGTGAAGGGAGAAGCTACGTGAGGCAGCGGAGTTCCATGCATAAACATCATGGCCACCACTTCATCTGTGTTCTTCATCTTATCTTGATAATGTTGTGCAAAACCTTCCCCATCTTCTACGCTGAGTACGAAAGAACCCATAACATCATCGGCAACTTGCACCGGTTTGAAGCTGAAACACCTTTAACTGCGATGAGCCAAGTGACGAAGGAGATCTTCATGGAGAACACCGACTTCTTTCCGATAATGCCAGTGGACTACGGCAGGTTCCTTGTCATCTCTCTCGGCACCGGTTCGAACAAGCAAGAGGGAAGGTTTACTGCACAAGAGAGCAGCAAGAGGGGCGTGCTCAGTGGCTGTACAACAAGAGCACCACCCCCATCATCGACATCCTCTCGCAATGGACGTCCACGCCTCTGTTCTCTTTCAAGCGCTGTGATCGGAGAAGCAGTACCTTCGCATACAGGTACGTGCACTTTGACGGGAGATGCTGCGTCGTTGGACATCACGGGGAAGGAGAACCTTGAGAAGCTGGTTAAGGTGGGGAAGGAGCTCCTGGGGAAGCCAGTGACGAGGGTGAACCTGGAGAACGGCAACTATGAGCcggtggaggaagaaggaaggaacGAAGAAGCCTTGACTTGTTTTGCTCAGAGACTTTCCAGTGAAAGGAAGCTAAGGAACTCGAAGTTACTGCCTTGATATCATTCATTCATTGTGTGTCTGTGTGTGGGTTTTGTGGTGGTGAAGAAGCAatgaataataaataacaattgttgttatttattattacaCTAATAGCAATGAATAATATCCCTCTATCAAATATTGAATGATTTATTGTTAcactaattatatataaatttaaactatcaatataaataatgattgaaatgtaACATTAAAAGGAAATTGATGGTATCGAAATATAAATAATGATAAGGCAGGAAATGGTTAGTAAATTACTAAACTTAAAACGCGCGACACGTAAAGTCGctttcaaattttgaattccatTCCGCTTTATAGCCATTCCCATTTCTgaacgcctctctctctctctctgcttctgCTTGCAAAGCGATCACTCgctctccttcccctctctatcTTTCGTGGTAAGGGAAGAGATATGGGAACCACAGAGACGATGTCCTACGAAGAGCAGCGGCGGAGGAGGCTAGAGGAGAACAAAAAGAAGCTCGAACAGCTTAACCTCCCCCACCTCTCCGTCGCCCTCCGCGACGCCGCCGCGTCCCCCAAGACCTCCCCGGTCCTCCACTCGAAATCCttcctttttctcactttctcccTTCTCCCGCTTCCATAACTCTGTTTCTTGCTCAACCAGGCCAAGCAGATCAAGCGAAAGATGTCCCGGGATGCAAGCCTCACCCCGGTACGCCGGTCCGTCCGCGTCGCCAGCTTGCCGGAGCCCAACTACCGAGAAGTAGGCCTCTTTGGCTCGCTGCTTCCCCTTCCTTTCTTCGACTTTTAACCGATTGCTTCTGTTGCTTGGTTATCTTTTGGCTAATGTTTGATGCTTGGATAGGTAGCTTCAGACTTCGTGGATAGGCCGAGAAGGTTGGTGATTGCATCTTAATCTAGCACGGCTGAAGAATCTTTCCCTAATATATATCTCAATTAGGATCGCTAGGGTTTTGAAGCGTAGAGGCTTGGACGATCGAGTATATGCATCAGATGAAGCTAGGGAGTACGCCCAAACGAAAGCAGAGGAAATCGAAGCGGGACTCGATCCAAAGTTTCCTTCTTTCGTGAAGTCTATGCTCCAATCTCACACCACCGGAGGATTTTGGCTGGTAACTCTAGTCATCCTTGATGATGCAACTCTCAGTAAATTTCTATCAATGTCTAAAACACTCAAGATGAATCCTTGATAAGCACTAGTTTTTGTCTCATAAATGATGTTAATAGGGCCTTCCTATAATATTCTGCAACAAGCATCTGCCAAAACGTGGTGCGACAATTACTTTAATAGATGAAAACGGGGATGAATCTGATACTACTTATCTTGCCCACAAGAGAGGACTAAGTGCAGGGTGGAAAGGTTTTTCTATAAATCATGAATTAGTTCATGGCGATGCTGTCGTTTTCCAGTTGATCAAAACGACAACTTTCAAGGTAAATTAGAGAATATTTGATGCTCCTTTTCTTAATAACTTCAAATACCTCTTTTTGGTGTAGTTTTCTTATTTGATCTATCCATTTGTAATACACTGCTTCACTTCGTGTATCTACtgtccatttgtatttcatgcaattGATTGTGGTTAATCATTTTACAATCTGATGTTGCTTATTGACATACCTCCAGTTCTGATGTCTCGTGAATTTGTTTTCTGCTCTCTAGGTCTACATAATTAGGGCGAGTGAATATGATAGCAGTTGATGTAGTTCTTGACTCTCCAGAAAAAGGAATTTTGATGCTGCTGCAAGGAGTAGGAACAGGTAATTTAAattctaatttaaattttaagatgTTCTTGTTTCTATATGTTCAACAGTAGAATATTACACATTTTTCAAGCAAACATATATTGTACTTCAAAATTTTGTGGCACCACTGAGCCCTTTGTTATTGTACCGTATCAGTCATTCCAAATATTGCCTATCCGTAAGGCCTTGCTTGTTGCACCAAAAAAAAGAATTGTCATACATTATATCTCCTTTTACTTTCTCCCTTTTCCATTGACCTTCATTTGTTCAGATTGAGGAGAACCAAATGTGTTAATTAACAATTTCAAATGATACCCGTAGCGtttatcacacaattggcaaAAGGATCATTGCATTTATTTAAATGCTTCAGTTGAAAGGTTCCAATAATTCTTACAAATTCGAACTATCAACTTCAAGCTTCTTGTTCATTTCTCCACTTTATCCTTTGTACTATAAATGTGTCAAAAGTcttaaatatactttaaactgtaTTAACATAAAACTATAATCATTTTAGTTTTTTATGTGTACAAAAGTTTTATTTCCTTGTGCTTTTAGTCGGATTGCTCCTTATGATTTAGGTGATTCAGAAATGATAAAACCGCATACATTCTATGCATTGTACCatcttttttagttgttttattttttaaacaataaTTTGAGTGATATATTTGAATTGgttttttcattatttattttcatttcttcatAAGTTTAATTTCTACTTCTATATCTGCATAGTTCCCATTGGATACTTaacaaagtaattatttttttcttttaactgctGGTGGAGAGAAACACATCAATTATCTGCAACCATAGCTACTTAGATTTTTTTGGGATATACAATGCAAATGATCATAACTCAAAAATCCACTTTGtatctataattttttatatccACTGATTTCAtttgtatataaaaataattttttcactgACAGTATACATCTTCAGTAATCTTAATTATATTATAACGTCCCATAAATAttaaatttcaaaaataatagtatttttatttctaGCTGATTGTTTAATTTAGTATTTATCTTCACTCTTGTATCTAGATTTGGAATTTCACTTTGCTGCATGTGTGACATTTTTAATTTGCAAATCCACGACCTCAAGTTAACTCAATACATTATTTGGTTCAACAGGTAACAGGCTCAGTGGTCCTTAGAATCAGAGAAGTCCAATGCTCCTCATTTATTTCAGTTTGAAGACTTGAGGGGCTTTCCAACAGTGTTTTTGCGTAAACCAAAACTTCTCATATGCCCATAAAACATTCAAAATTTCTGTTACTTTGAGGTTGACTTCGGCTTAATCTAAAACTTCCAGTGGACCAAATCTTGTAGACACAAGTAAATGAAGAATCTTGGGTTGAAATGTGCTATCCATATGGTGGCTATTGCTACCaccagtgattgaaagaggcgctcgggtgctcacctaggcgctcgggcgaggcgaggcgaggcccgagcgccttgctaatgtcccaggcggcgcgcttcaaacaggcaccgcctgggcgctcgctcgtgcccaggcgctgggcgcttcgggcgagcgcctaggtaaaccaagtgatcgaactaggattttaggtctggttcggtcctgattcggttgttagttggttcaatcgaaccaactaaaccgatataacccttacccaaccctaacacgTTGTCGTTGCCGCtctcgatctcgctgctcgtcgcttctGCTTCCgctgcctcccgcgagccctccagctgctcgcgcctcccgcgagccctccagctgctcgcgcctcccgcgagccctctcgttgctcgcgactcccgtgagccctcccgcgagccctcccgtgaGCCCTCCCGTGAGCCTTCCCTCTacacgcgcctcccgcgagccctcctagCTACTCGTGCCTCTCGCGAGCCCTCCCGTGAGCTTTCCCTCTGCTCGTGActagaatttttatttaaaatagcatatttttatttaaaattttaaataattatatttattaattatattatatatttttatattttagtgcctcgcttcgctcgagcgagcgtcTAGCGCCTTAGgcttttttggaccttggcgcctagcactttttaaatcactggctaCCACATCgagttttattttgtttttatggaATTATAATAACTATATAAAAAGGATTATTGTGAACTCCCTCAGTAGGGTGGTGGCTATATTTAACAAATGAGTTGACATGTAATGCTCTAAGTTGTGCAATtaccttgttttgttttgttctacAGTAAAGCAACAGTTTCTTTCAACTTCATATTTATGGACAACATATTACATTCTTATGTTTTTGTGGATTTACAAACTAAAAATGTTACATATGCATCATCAAACTaaaaaaaaacactatcattttttaaatttaatatttataagaCATTATAATATGATTAAGATTACTGAAGATATGTACTGTCAGTAGAGAAACCATTTTCATATATAAATTGAATCAatagatataaaaaattatagataCAAAGTGAAGTGTTATTATGATTATTTGCACTATATATCCCAAAAAATCTAAGTAGCCATACTTGATGTGTTCCTCTCTCCACcacaagtttaaaaaaaaaataattattattttgttaAGTATCAAATGGAAACTATGCAGATATATAAGTAAAAGTTAAACTTAGAAAGAAATGAAAACAAATAATGAAAGAACCAATTTAAATATATCActcattttatttaaaaaaataaaataactaaaaaagaTGGTGCAATACATACAGCTCATTATTGCATCTCCAAGATCCACCAATGTATCCAGCTTTATCATTTCTCGATCACCTAAATCATAAGGAGCAACCTGACTAAATCtcatttttttttaagtttaaagtAAATACTGAAAGCAAAAGCACAAGGAAATAAAACTTTTGTACACAGAAAAAACTAAAATGATTATACTTTTATGTTAATACAATTTAAAGTATATTTAAGacttttgacatatttatagtacAAAGGACAAAGTTGAGAAATGAACAAGAAGCCTTAAAAAATTAACTACTTTAGTGATTGAAATTAAATGGTCGGGTGATAGGCTTGCCAAGAATTTTGTCTTCTTACTTTTCCTCCGATATTTGCCGATATCTACAGATCCATTACCTTCAATGGTGTATGCCACATTTCCACTTGCTTGTGCAATCCTTAAGGGTGACAATTGGCTGAATAGCACTCCATGTGTATACAAGAAAACTCCATCTTCAAATTTTTTTGAAAAGGGTGATATGGACTTGCAGTTAGTTATTCTCCgatatgctttgaaatttaaCAACATttagaaaagaaacaaaatataggTTTATAAGCAAGATACAGTATTGTGCCTTACTCTGCATAATAAGATACTGTTGATGTTGCAGAGAAATCATTAATGGCTATATTTGTACATCCTGTGGCCCATTTTTTCCATATTTTCTCTTGCTTCGTGAAGTATGCTTGCCATTTCCCAGTCCCAAATATCTTTGATTGAGCTTAGGCCTCTATGTTTCCTGCAATGCTCATATTCCTGCAGGCAAAAGGTTGAAGATGATCTTCCTGCAATCTCTAAGTCACTCGGATTCAAAATATTAAATAGATCATGGAGACGGCATATGTCTAAATATATGGTTCAACCACAAGGTTGAGTTGCAAATATATTAATGAATCTGTATGCTTTTCCATTATGATGTTGTTTTATTGTTAAGCCACAGCAACAGACAACTTATTGCACAGCAACATGCCAAAATAAACTCATGGGATGGGGCAAAGTAAACTTCGAAGAGCACATCAATGTTTTAAATTCTAGGACTAGCTATCATGCCAATGCCAAAAATCTGAAGCTGGAATTCAGTGGCTAGCATCACAGCTTCCAATGACAGGGTTTGAAGGTGATTGATgaggcaaatttcaaaaccatgctAATATATTTTTGATGGATGCAGGTCCAAGTCCACATGTATGTGTGTCCATAAAGCTGATAAGCCACTCTAAAGCTGCGCTGATGTATGCTGATTTGCCATGAGACTAATATGggtcattaattgattgtgttGTGTCAAGTTGATGTAGAATTGATGTCCATACAGACCCCATTTAACAACCATGCCAAGATTTCAACTCGGCCATGAACCATCTACATAAGGTAGATCTATCCAAAAATCCTATAACTATTCATTGAATACAAACAGGTAAGATCAGGTCAGGTCAGGCAAGTCAAGAACCCcagaattatgattcatttgaacaACATACACTGATATTGAAATTACACGAGGCACAGAATTAATAGCATATCAACCAAGGCATGACTTGTTTACCACATTTGACCAGATTCTTGACACCGCAAGACTTGAACAAGCTGAGTTCTTATATGAAACTCAAACATTCATAAATCAGGTTGATTTTGTTGCCCTCTTCATATAGCAAACCTGTACAACCTAAACCGGAAGCCAATATTATCATGTTGTATTCCTGACAGGTTGGTGATAAGTTCAAGAATTGCCACCCCCATGCATATAGCTTGATAAAACTGTATAACCAAAACATGTGCTGATAATTTCATGTTGCAATTGTGTCGGGTTAGTGAGAAGTTCCAAGAATCAACACCACTAAGAGTGTCATGTTACTAGTAATTTTTGGTCATAGATTTTGCTATCTATATCAAGGACATCCATCTTATACAAACCACCCATATCAGTCCCTGGCCGGATTGATACGTACTGGTCGGTACTGAtctaccgacacatggtacacttGTCTATAATGAAGACTCAAGAAAAAAAGGACAGGAGGAAGGAAGattcaaagaggaagaagaaggagaagaggaaggaatagACGGTGGTGGAGAAAGAAGgcggaaggaggaaggaagaagaggcagtggaggaggaggaagacgaaggaaggaggaggaagaggaggagaagaggaaggatatCCGAAATTGGAGGCACACAGCGGGCGACAACAAATCTGTTCACAGATTCTACGTGGATGGCAAAGAGGGCTCATGTCAAAaggtctttcttttctttttataataGGTTGGACCAGATCCCCTGAAACAGGGGCAGTCCACGTACCGGGTCACGTCCAAACCGGCACATACCATCCATTTTGTATCGATCCAAGTGAAATCATATTCCATGGTCTATATTATTATCCACTAAATTCTAGTAAGATATCAAACACTGTAACTTGAAGGTTGATAATATCAAGTagcataaaaaatcatatcatgaagaaaaagatgatcAATAAACTACCTTGTTTTCATCTTCAAAGTTAATATTATGCAAGTAAAGAGGCTGACTCACAGCCACAAGTGCAGTCTCCAAATCAAGAAATCCGGCAGTAACCATTCTCCTTAATACCCTCGCTTGAGAATTCTTGCCCCTGTCATATTAAAATGTAAATTTTCCAAATACAACTAGTTGTCATTGGATTTCTGCAATAAATCCCAAAAATTAGGTTCACTTGCCTTGTTGGACTTGTCAATGGATTAAAGGTCTCGGGAGAAGGTAAAATCCCAGCTAGCAATGCCGACTCCCCCAAGTTAAGAAGAGAAGGATGTTTTCTGAAGTAAAAAAGTGATGCTGATTCGATCCCGTAATTACCATGTCCCCAGTACATCTGAAAAGAACAGCGAACAGTAAAAACAACCTTGATAAACTCAAGGAACTAACTCAGTATCATATCTTCAGTACTGCTAACAATAGTAAGTAAATCTACAATACATTGAAAGAGTTGCTCACGGGTAATAAAGTATCATTCCAGTGTACCATAAAAATTGTAGTGGGTTTTTCCAGGAATCACAAGGAATATTAACCCATCTAGAGAATCTCACCTTCTAACTAGAATGAATTCATAACTAGAAATTAAAATCTTCCAAAGCCCAACAACAGAAATCGTCCCAGTGAAATATGTAAGTAACTCCAACTGTCATATGAATCTTTGTCATGTTTCCAGGGAATTGGATGTTTTTACATTTTAACAGTTCTGTTGAATCAGAGAAACTTCAGAAATAAGTAGGGCCAATAACCTAAAAACTTGAAGAAGTCAATGGAAATATAAATTTAACAAATAATAATATTCAATCCAATTCAGAAAACTCATAAAACATGTGGAAGCTAATATATGGTCCTTGTAAATCTCACATAAAGATGATATGTTGCAGGTCAATGGAAGTTTCTCACAACATGTAAAATGTTTGTTTCAGCTGATGGCAAAGAGAAAatgtaaaatcaaaataaagtttGGATCACTAACTCAAAGGAACTGGCTAACCTTTTACGACGTGTTATCGGCTTACTGAAAGCGTAGTAGCAGATATTACTGTAAAATTGAAGTTATTACGTTACAAATAGAATATTGACATAAGACCAATGGGTTTTAGGATGACACTCCATTGATCTGGAGTCGTTTGGCAGGTTTTTAAATAATGACTTGAGTGAAGTGATGAACTTAAAAGGAGTAGATGATGCTATGAAATAAATACTATCTTGTCCAGTAAATTTTACatattcttctcttttcttttcagaCCCTTAACTTCTATCTTCTAttttctagtcttccaactgtacATGTTATATTTATCTAATATTGCAAGGCTAGATTAAGTTGACATTTTGCAAATTCAAACCGATCTAAATCATTCTGCATCATCAAACTGCAACAGTAAAGTCTCATGAATAATGATATAACAAAAACTGCTTTAGACCAAAATAAACTCTCCCATGTCCAGTCTTAAGAGTTTAAACTTTTTAAGTTGCTTATTGGGTTCACAATGCAAATCTGTCTTGAGTTAGAGTctttagaaagaaaagagaaatctATAAATCACTAGTATCTGTCAACAATCTGGAAGTCATACCTTGCTCAAATAAGAGTACAGTATTTCCCACTTCGACATTTTCCTCTCCAGTAATAGAGATAATATTCCCTCAAAAAATTTTCTTGAGATCTTCCGTTCACTTGTCAAGAAGACATTCTTCACAAGCTGCATTATGAAATGGTTTAGTAATCTGCTATCGACAAATTAAGTAGCCCAATGCTCGTAAGTTTAGTAGTATATCCTATCAGAACTAGATAAAATGATACTACAATTTCCATTGCAAATAAGATGTGACATGTCTATGCAGCACTCTCTACTCCACCACCGGTGGAGATACAGAATCAACTTAACAAATAACAAAGCACTATCAGCATAACCTAGTACCTgactgtaattttttttttaaagtatgcATTTATTGCTCAGAGACTCTTTCAGTAATTCCACAATAAAAAGTAAGCATCTCCGATGTCACTATTTAAGGTATGCATTTATGTATTTGAAGGAAGCCATAAAGCAAAAAATCTTGTTGTCATCAGCTAATAGAAGGGCATATTCTTTTAAGACTTAAAAGAATCAGCTCATAATTCACACGGAAATGAAATTTAGGCAGCTTCAGGGTAAGACCTCCGAGATCATGTAATTCCAAAATTCTAATCACACATGGGTATCTGTATAATACTATGAGTTACAGACAAAAGAGAGATAGTCCCCGCAGATTAAGAAACATACTTTTCCAGTCTTAGGAGGCAGCTACACTGTAACACATGTTAATAGTCAACCAAGATATTCTGAGTGGAATAGTAATCATAGATTAACCCACAGAAAAGGAACATTAACTTATACTAGTTTATCCGCTCAATCACCGTTGAAACCACACCAAAGCATCATAGAGCTGAACTTCTACTATTTTTGAAACTCATTGATTGTAAGTGATCTAGAAAGTGAATTTACAAACATGTAGTGAGCTTGTCACTTAAGAAAATGATCTATCAAAAAAGGTCTCTTGAAAATAACTTGTACCACGACAGGGAGAGTTTTCTATCACAGAGCTttgtgcctttttcttgaatagaAAGACTTGtctaatagattaaaaaaatgtcAAACTCTCAGGTAGCATCACTCTAGATCAAGATCAAGCTTTCCTATGCCTCAGATTGTTGACATACCCATTGGCAAGGTACCATTCTCATAGGTTGTCTCCTGAGTTACAAGCGAAGCATCATGGGACAACATAAAGCTACATTGTTCTTCAACTTAAAGTTAATGCTGCCCTTGAAGAACTTGTTTGTTGTGTAATATGTTTGTATCTTCTTTGTTCCTCATCAAATAATATCCCGAATGAATCCACAATAGCAGAATAATCATAGAGGCAATAACTTGAGAATATCTATATAAACCCAAACAGTAACATTATCAAACAATTTGGAAAATTAATAACTCACTAGTTCAATTACTATGGTTGACTTGTTC is from Musa acuminata AAA Group cultivar baxijiao chromosome BXJ1-6, Cavendish_Baxijiao_AAA, whole genome shotgun sequence and encodes:
- the LOC135675398 gene encoding patatin-like protein 2, whose product is MLCKTFPIFYAEYERTHNIIGNLHRFEAETPLTAMSQVTKEIFMENTDFFPIMPVDYGRFLVISLGTGSNKQEGRFTAQESSKRGVLSGCTTRAPPPSSTSSRNGRPRLCSLSSAVIGEAVPSHTGTCTLTGDAASLDITGKENLEKLVKVGKELLGKPVTRVNLENGNYEPVEEEGRNEEALTCFAQRLSSERKLRNSKLLP
- the LOC135675875 gene encoding B3 domain-containing protein Os06g0194400-like isoform X1 → MGTTETMSYEEQRRRRLEENKKKLEQLNLPHLSVALRDAAASPKTSPAKQIKRKMSRDASLTPVRRSVRVASLPEPNYREVASDFVDRPRRIARVLKRRGLDDRVYASDEAREYAQTKAEEIEAGLDPKFPSFVKSMLQSHTTGGFWLGLPIIFCNKHLPKRGATITLIDENGDESDTTYLAHKRGLSAGWKGFSINHELVHGDAVVFQLIKTTTFKVYIIRASEYDSS
- the LOC135675875 gene encoding B3 domain-containing protein Os06g0194400-like isoform X2, encoding MGTTETMSYEEQRRRRLEENKKKLEQLNLPHLSVALRDAAASPKTSPAKQIKRKMSRDASLTPVRRSVRVASLPEPNYREVASDFVDRPRRVLKRRGLDDRVYASDEAREYAQTKAEEIEAGLDPKFPSFVKSMLQSHTTGGFWLGLPIIFCNKHLPKRGATITLIDENGDESDTTYLAHKRGLSAGWKGFSINHELVHGDAVVFQLIKTTTFKVYIIRASEYDSS
- the LOC135675874 gene encoding uncharacterized protein LOC135675874 isoform X1; this encodes MPLPVLSQPPPITATTPRGAGHGPSPRSIFPFASLSSAPNPIPFLRLPSICAPSLPPPPPPLLPPPVCFEKPPPNPFRPPNSLLLLIVFAGLLSAWAFFRALPADFRERWCRLRESSKGAEAKILELPLHLIQAVIASEDRRFFYHIGVDPYGIGRAVVRYPKGGGGSTITQQLVKNVFLTSERKISRKFFEGILSLLLERKMSKWEILYSYLSKMYWGHGNYGIESASLFYFRKHPSLLNLGESALLAGILPSPETFNPLTSPTRGKNSQARVLRRMVTAGFLDLETALVAVSQPLYLHNINFEDENKEYEHCRKHRGLSSIKDIWDWEMASILHEARENMEKMGHRMYKYSH